The Saccharomycodes ludwigii strain NBRC 1722 chromosome II, whole genome shotgun sequence genome window below encodes:
- the STT4 gene encoding 1-phosphatidylinositol 4-kinase STT4 (similar to Saccharomyces cerevisiae YLR305C | STT4 | STaurosporine and Temperature sensitive), whose protein sequence is MSSFKRGKLKLRGEALKNLAKLSLTEPTNHSKDIQRIIGNLPIFDTRKDIAKLESTPLNLNEVEILFAVCDSVPSTEKKAIYLLNNVIEPYLKIGSKQQFTEVTRNKFKFNTNKTIIEEFAFKLIIFLINVYNSFKSLQDFTLDLILSFLSTYNDAKSLTLLDSVFLYGVINAFNAAGTVTKIHDVFCMTLFKLLKNNTFEDKITASFNEDLSNNILAHYFDNNIELSCLYFCKLAHKLLLKIIRYKFDCPTNLSLVEYVLRIKSSQFQDGEEIAVASTDVINDYSKFYTVLENDSEFITESVHYCIDTIDSLQYIDLELSSADTIACMFENNDLALQVSSLLLPLSQGAPSDNINDDSKNKKVTDFISDFMRAYTNESYLLYGEFLVSIMAFASLLNFYTEKLTVDLLAMFPIFVSSKYVSPALVKRISHNFSIGLQPLTEDTVVSSIYDTTNLLGETSHLKTMKERKLTISESGNFDKFFSQPVSGKLQRRSNTIATLDSMNLLQTINKRSVNGEMDAASRESNHDGSRVSSSSNTNESKKSDRDSAMSHLWENVITAAITIASVYNDQSITVLTITILTQKVTVISSILDRIIFEGLSKLAPKVKENEFVLLTKYFKGISTTDNKNEKTGDFSKIEDASWNARSIVSGELLNLGTKDNPLYKIYLKELLTSIISEGEVENLGRHRSHGEISLVASRICKYLKPLALLLPDVDETPLNYHDFDAELTNMFRNIWFNMAVHGFSYDSPLTKKNKKHLRRIAHNSPPLASDFPKNTNETSLEMNTILRRGTSNTNLKEQKSLLSKYLSMNAVQSKTFSDSKLLFLTSTILLENFRCDGGSFSSCLAYFSDPAIERANLDKFMGSFAKQMVNKYITLISKNKSITGEKIASELADMLMLLLHRNSMLQSAAFQCCGILIQKVPISLSHSSSLYRLLDILTLLFDSVVDCQIDKYGPRYEYHLKHSADITVLLPFSETWRSETLKYVQQYAEVWLRTILNGANQDVKVLLQSYISDVNTSTSTTEYNLPGRSIDFGVTFAIEMASGISSVEKDLSKIKAPQNIRFDTASQFLTQHSWRSSYLVENKAMSSSSTVEENRVEILKKFQNKISSGDAICYTEASGLLELTANLLVLGKGHAMSLVSDIVYYPFKIFTPEVMSLTTNIWLSIMKVRKDVAELLLSEIVFHWTCSIDERIGLYSNKTNLLPEEWEMMEYAPYNKKSIDHAARIAERSIEPHQFILEFFNSHFQGTMFGSPQLLKIFAQAALYGLENLKHASLNPFAITARLELVRFSLNVLDICVLYNSRDVSRLSRSIISGALTWFKGLTKWPFGSNQLKMESNISVLKKTYDALKKRENLLRNYTGNEYVLLLYFMNSEMFIINTWLKPMSNVGELPKLPESLFKVAFNIDPILAFNIAKRYSSGSKTQYDPILSKLVNETPLKCIHVEEALAFLLVPSTKNKVVHNCIYWKNVSPIKSINMFLPPNVSNKFLIQFNVRSLESHDVNLTFFYVPQIVQCLRYDPNGYVERFILDTAKISMLFSHQIIWNMLANSYKDDEGMVEDSLKPKLDKIRKEMISKFSPKHKDFYEREFGFFNEITSISGKLKPYIKKTKAEKKQKIDQEMSKIVVAKDVYLPSNPDGVVIDIDRLSGKPLQSHAKAPFMATFKICKKQYDEDLGEMVNIEKWQSAIFKVGDDCRQDVLTLQLISVFRTIWSNIGLDVYVFPYRVTATAPGCGVIDVLPNSISRDMLGREAVNGLYEYFVTKFGDETTIEFQRARSNFVKSLAGYSVISYLLQFKDRHNGNIMYDDQGHCLHIDFGFIFDIVPGGVKFEAVPFKLTKEMVRVMGGSPNTAAYCQFEELCVKAYLAARSHMDTIVNCVVPMLDSGLPCFKGLKTIRNLQNRFTPDKTDNEAAMYMKGLIKKSYESYFTKGYDEFQKLTNGIPF, encoded by the coding sequence ATGAGTTCGTTTAAAAGGGGTAAACTTAAGCTAAGAGGTGAAGCTCTAAAAAATTTGGCAAAATTGTCTTTGACAGAACCAACAAATCATAGCAAAGACATCCAACGTATTATTGGAAACTTGCCTATATTTGATACTCGTAAAGATATCGCCAAATTGGAATCAACACCATTGAATTTAAATGAGGTTGAAATTTTGTTTGCTGTTTGTGACAGCGTTCCTAgcactgaaaaaaaagccatTTATTTACTTAATAATGTCATTGAACCTTATCTCAAAATAGGTTCGAAACAACAATTCACTGAAGTGACCCGCAAcaaattcaaatttaatactaataagACCATCATAGAAGAATTTGCCTTCAAGCTCATCATTTTCTTGATCAATGTTTATAATAGTTTCAAGTCCTTACAGGATTTTACATTAGATCTGATATTATCGTTTCTATCTACCTACAATGATGCAAAATCTCTAACTTTGTTGGAttcagtttttttatatggGGTAATCAATGCGTTTAATGCTGCCGGAACTGTAACTAAAATTCACGATGTTTTTTGCATgactttatttaaattattgaaaaataacacTTTTGAGGATAAGATTACCGCAAGTTTTAATGAAGATTTGTCCAATAACATTCTGGCGCActattttgataataatatagaaTTGTcgtgtttatatttttgcaaGTTGGCTCACAAATTGCTATTGAAAATTATCAGATATAAGTTTGATTGTCCAACCAATTTGAGTCTTGTTGAATATGTTTTGCGGATAAAATCAAGTCAATTTCAAGATGGTGAAGAGATCGCTGTTGCTAGCACAGATGTTATTAATGATTATTCAAAGTTCTACACCGTGTTGGAAAATGATTCTGAATTCATCACAGAATCTGTACATTACTGTATTGATACAATTGATAGCCTACAATATATCGACTTGGAGCTATCATCTGCAGATACTATTGCGTGTatgtttgaaaataatgatttgGCTTTGCAAGTATCTTCTTTATTGTTACCATTATCTCAGGGCGCTCCTTCTGACAATATAAACGATGAttctaaaaacaaaaaagtcACAGATTTTATTTCGGATTTTATGCGTGCTTATACGAACGAAAGCTACCTGTTATATGGCGAATTTTTAGTTTCCATAATGGCATTTGCTtctttattgaatttttacactgaaaaattaacaGTTGATTTATTAGCCATGTTTCCTATTTTTGTATCTAGTAAATACGTTTCCCCAGCTTTAGTCAAAAGAATTTCACATAATTTTAGTATTGGTTTACAACCATTAACCGAGGATACTGTCGTTTCTTCGATTTATGATACAACAAATCTTCTGGGTGAGACGTCACACTTGAAAACCATGAAGGAGAGGAAGCTTACTATTAGCGAATCTGGgaattttgataaatttttttcccaaCCTGTATCCGGGAAACTACAACGTAGATCAAATACAATAGCAACTTTGGATTCCATGAATCTACTTCAAACTATTAATAAGCGTTCGGTCAATGGAGAAATGGATGCTGCATCCCGTGAGTCGAACCATGATGGATCGCGGGTgtcttcatcttcaaatACAAACGAAAGCAAAAAAAGTGACAGAGATTCAGCTATGTCTCATTTATGGGAAAATGTTATTACTGCAGCTATCACAATTGCATCTGTTTATAACGACCAATCTATCACCGTTTTAACCATAACAATTTTAACTCAAAAAGTTACTGTAATCAGTAGCATTTTAGATAGAATAATATTTGAAGGTTTAAGTAAATTGGCTCCAAAAGTTAAAGAAAACGAATTCgtattattaacaaagtATTTTAAGGGCATCAGCACCACtgacaataaaaatgaaaagacAGGTGATTTTTCGAAAATTGAAGACGCCTCATGGAATGCCCGTTCCATTGTTTCTGGGGAACTATTAAATTTGGGAACCAAAGATAACCcgttatataaaatttatttgaagGAGTTATTAACCAGCATTATCAGTGAGGGTGAAGTCGAAAATTTGGGACGTCATAGATCGCATGGTGAGATCTCGTTAGTTGCAAGTAGAATCTGCAAATACTTAAAACCATTGGCTCTATTATTGCCAGACGTAGATGAAACACCATTGAATTATCATGATTTTGATGCAGAGTTAACAAATATGTTTCGAAACATTTGGTTCAATATGGCTGTTCACGGATTTTCTTATGATTCACcgttaacaaaaaaaaacaaaaaacatttaagAAGAATTGCACACAACTCGCCTCCATTGGCGTCGGACTTTCCCAAGAACACCAACGAAACCTCACTTGAAATGAATACCATTTTGCGTCGTGGTACTTCAAATACCAATTTAAAGGAACAAAAATCCCTGTTGTCTAAGTATCTATCGATGAATGCCGTACAATCGAAAACTTTTAGCGACTCAAAactattgtttttaactTCCACCATTTTGTTGGAAAATTTCAGGTGCGACGGGGGTAGTTTCTCATCCTGTTTGGCGTATTTTTCTGATCCGGCCATTGAAAGAGCTAACCTAGACAAGTTTATGGGGTCTTTTGCAAAGCAAATGGTAAACAAGTATATCACTTTAATTTCTAAGAATAAAAGTATTACTGGGGAAAAAATAGCTAGCGAATTAGCTGATATGTTGATGTTACTACTCCATAGAAATTCTATGTTACAATCAGCTGCATTTCAGTGCTGTGGTATCCTAATTCAAAAAGTCCCCATATCTTTGTCGCATTCCAGCTCATTGTATAGATTATTGGACATCTTAACTCTATTATTTGATAGTGTTGTTGATTGTCAAATAGATAAGTATGGGCCACGCTACGAATACCATCTAAAGCATTCTGCGGACATTACAGTTTTATTACCCTTTTCAGAAACGTGGCGTTCTGAAACTTTAAAGTATGTCCAACAATATGCAGAAGTCTGGTTGAGAACCATATTGAATGGTGCTAATCAAGACGTGAAAGTTTTACTACAAAGTTACATCAGTGACGTCAATACCAGTACTAGCACTACTGAGTACAATTTACCAGGTAGATCTATTGATTTTGGAGTGACTTTTGCCATTGAAATGGCTAGCGGGATATCGTCTGTTGAGAAAGACCTATCTAAAATCAAAGCACCACAGAATATTAGATTTGACACTGCTTCCCAATTCTTAACACAGCATTCGTGGCGATCTAGTTACTTGGTTGAAAATAAAGCCATGTCTTCTTCATCGACGGTGGAGGAGAATAGGGTTGAAATCTTGAAAAAattccaaaataaaatatcctCGGGCGATGCTATTTGTTACACCGAGGCTTCTGGGCTATTGGAATTGACTGCAAATCTATTAGTTTTGGGTAAAGGTCATGCGATGTCATTAGTTTCTGATATTGTGTATTATccctttaaaatttttaccCCCGAAGTCATGTCTTtaacaacaaatatttggtTGTCTATCATGAAAGTTAGGAAAGATGTTGCCGAATTGCTATTATCAGAAATTGTCTTCCATTGGACTTGCTCCATTGATGAAAGAATAGGATTATATTCCAACAAAACCAATTTGTTGCCCGAAGAGTGGGAAATGATGGAATATGCACCATACAACAAGAAATCTATCGACCATGCTGCTAGAATAGCTGAAAGAAGTATTGAGCCACACCAATTCATCTTGgagttttttaattcacaCTTTCAAGGTACCATGTTTGGAAGTCCCCAATTGTTAAAGATATTTGCACAAGCTGCGTTATACGGATTGGAAAATTTGAAGCATGCTAGTTTAAACCCATTTGCCATAACTGCACGTTTGGAACTGGTAAGATTTTCACTAAATGTTCTTGATATTTgtgttttatataattcaaGAGACGTTTCCAGATTAAGTAGATCTATTATTAGCGGTGCGCTAACGTGGTTCAAGGGCCTTACCAAGTGGCCTTTTGGCTCAAATCAGTTGAAAATGGAAAGTAATATTTCGGTGTTAAAGAAAACATACGACGCATTgaagaaaagggaaaattTATTGAGAAATTACACAGGCAACGAGtatgttttattgttgtaCTTTATGAATTCTGAGatgtttattataaacaCATGGTTGAAACCCATGTCTAACGTTGGTGAATTACCTAAATTACCAGAAAGCTTATTTAAAGTTGCATTTAATATTGATCCTATTTTAGCCTTTAATATAGCTAAGAGATATTCTAGCGGTTCTAAAACTCAATATGACCCAATATTAAGCAAGTTGGTGAATGAAACCCCGTTAAAATGTATTCATGTGGAAGAAGCGTTGGCATTTTTGCTTGTACCCAGTACAAAGAACAAGGTGGTACATAATTGTATATACTGGAAAAATGTGTCACCAATTAAATCAATCAACATGTTTTTACCACCAAATGTTTCCAATAAATTTCTGATTCAATTCAACGTCAGATCCCTAGAATCACATGATGTtaatttaacatttttttacGTTCCTCAAATTGTACAATGCTTGAGGTATGATCCTAATGGATATGTGGAAAGGTTTATTTTGGATACCGCCAAGATAAGTATGTTATTTTCGCATCAAATCATTTGGAATATGCTGGCCAATAGTTATAAAGATGACGAGGGAATGGTGGAAGATAGTCTGAAACCTAAATTAGATAAAATTAGGAAAGAAATGATTTCTAAATTTTCCCCGAAACATAAAGATTTCTATGAACGTGAATTtggattttttaatgaaataaCCAGTATATCGGGGAAATTAAAGCcatatatcaaaaaaacaaaagctgaaaagaaacaaaaaattgacCAAGAAATGTCTAAGATTGTGGTTGCTAAAGATGTCTATTTGCCGTCCAATCCTGATGGTGTTGTCATTGACATTGACAGACTATCAGGTAAACCATTACAGTCGCATGCCAAAGCGCCTTTCATGGCCACGTTCAAAATTTGTAAGAAACAATACGATGAAGATTTGGGGGAAATGGttaatattgaaaagtGGCAAAGTGCGATTTTCAAAGTTGGTGATGATTGTAGACAGGATGTTTTAACGTTACAATTGATTAGCGTTTTCCGTACCATCTGGTCAAATATTGGATTAGATGTGTATGTTTTTCCATACCGAGTGACGGCTACAGCACCTGGATGTGGTGTTATCGATGTTTTACCCAATTCAATTTCAAGGGACATGTTAGGTAGAGAGGCGGTAAACGGCTTATATGAATATTTCGTTACAAAGTTTGGTGATGAAACAACCATTGAATTCCAAAGGGCAAGATCAAATTTTGTTAAATCGTTGGCTGGGTATTCAGTAATTTCGTATCTATTGCAATTTAAGGATAGACACAACGGTAATATCATGTATGACGATCAAGGACATTGTTTACACATTGACTTTGGGtttatatttgatattgtACCTGGTGGTGTTAAATTCGAAGCAGTTCCGTTTAAATTAACTAAGGAAATGGTTAGAGTAATGGGTGGATCGCCTAACACCGCTGCATATTGCCAGTTTGAGGAATTGTGTGTCAAAGCTTATTTGGCAGCAAGGTCTCACATGGATACTATAGTAAATTGTGTTGTTCCAATGCTGGATAGTGGGTTGCCTTGTTTCAAAGGATTGAAAACAATTAGAAATCTACAAAATAGATTTACACCCGACAAAACAGATAATGAGGCCGCTATGTATATGAAGggtttaattaaaaagagtTATGAAAGCTATTTTACAAAAGGGTATGATGAGTTCCAAAAGCTAACGAATGGTATTCCATTTTAG
- the ACO1 gene encoding aconitate hydratase ACO1 (similar to Saccharomyces cerevisiae YLR304C | ACO1 | ACOnitase), with amino-acid sequence MLSTRTLLKKNVTAIRGLATVSKLTKDSKVHQNLLEDHSFINYKNNLENVNIVRERLGRPLTYAEKILYGHLDDPHGQEIKRGVSYLKLRPDRVACQDATAQMAILQFMSAGLPQVAKPVTVHCDHLIQAQVGGDKDLPRAIKLNKEVYDFLGSATAKYNIGFWGPGSGIIHQIVLENYAFPGALIIGTDSHTPNAGGLGQLAIGVGGADAVDVMSDLPWELKAPKIMGVKLTGKMNGWTAPKDIILKLAGITTVKGGTGYIVEYFGEGVHTFSATGMATICNMGAEIGATTSVFPFNHSMVEYLDATGRKEIADFASVYHKDLLSADSGAEYDIVHEIDLSTLEPYVNGPFTPDLATPISKMKEVAVKNDWPLEVKVGLIGSCTNSSYEDMSRASSIVKDAAAHGLKAKTIFTVTPGSEQIRATIARDGQLETFKEFGGIVLANACGPCIGQWDRRDIKKGDKNTIVSSYNRNFTSRNDGNPQTHSFVASPELVTAFAIAGDLRFNPLTDKLKDKDGNEFLLKPPHGVGLPPKGYLKGNNTYQAPPKDRSTVQVKISPTSDRLQVLKPFKPWDGKDAFNMPILIKSFGKTTTDHISMAGPWLKYRGHLENISNNYMIGAINAENKKANCVKNHYTGEYSSVPDTARAYRDKGIKWVVIGGDNFGEGSSREHAALEPRFLGGFAIITRSFARIHETNLKKQGMLPLNFADPTAYDKINPDDTVDILGLTEFAPGKNLTLRIHTKDGKTWDTPLTHTFNQEQIEWFKAGSALNKIKSSKKHAKK; translated from the coding sequence ATGTTGTCTACTCGTACtctattgaaaaagaacGTTACTGCCATCCGTGGTTTGGCTACCGTTTCTAAATTAACCAAGGATTCCAAGGTCCACCAAAATTTATTAGAAGATCACTCTTTTATCAActacaaaaataacttaGAAAATGTAAATATAGTTAGAGAAAGGTTGGGAAGACCATTGACCTACGCCGAAAAGATTTTATATGGTCATTTAGATGATCCACATGGCCAAGAAATTAAGAGAGGTGTTTCTTATTTGAAATTGAGACCAGATCGTGTTGCTTGTCAAGATGCTACCGCTCAAATGGCTATTTTACAATTTATGTCTGCTGGTTTACCACAAGTTGCCAAGCCAGTTACTGTCCATTGTGATCATTTAATTCAAGCTCAAGTTGGTGGTGATAAGGATTTACCTAGAGCTATCAAGCTTAATAAGGAAGTTTACGATTTCTTGGGTTCTGCCACCGCTAAGTACAATATTGGTTTCTGGGGACCTGGTTCCGGTATTATCCATCAAATTGTTTTGGAAAACTATGCTTTCCCAGGTGCTTTGATTATTGGTACTGACTCCCATACTCCAAATGCTGGTGGTTTGGGTCAATTGGCTATTGGTGTTGGTGGTGCTGATGCCGTTGATGTTATGTCCGATTTGCCATGGGAATTAAAGGCCCCAAAGATTATGGGTGTTAAATTGACTGGTAAGATGAACGGTTGGACTGCTCCAAAGGATATTATCTTGAAGTTGGCTGGTATTACCACTGTTAAGGGTGGTACTGGTTATATTGTTGAATACTTTGGTGAAGGTGTCCACACATTTTCTGCCACTGGTATGGCTACTATCTGTAATATGGGTGCTGAAATCGGTGCTACTACTTCTGTTTTCCCATTCAACCACTCTATGGTTGAATACTTAGATGCTACTGGTCGTAAAGAAATCGCTGACTTTGCCAGTGTTTACCACAAAGACTTGTTATCTGCCGATTCTGGTGCTGAGTATGATATTGTCCATGAAATTGATTTGTCCACTTTAGAACCATATGTCAATGGTCCATTTACCCCAGATTTGGCCACTCCAATCTCCAAAATGAAGGAAGTTGCTGTAAAGAATGACTGGCCATTGGAAGTTAAGGTTGGTTTGATTGGTTCTTGTACTAACTCTTCTTATGAAGATATGTCCAGAGCCTCCTCTATTGTCAAAGATGCTGCTGCTCACGGTTTGAAGGCTAAGACTATTTTCACTGTCACCCCAGGTTCTGAACAAATCAGAGCTACTATTGCCCGTGATGGTCAATTAGAGACCTTCAAGGAATTTGGTGGTATTGTTTTGGCTAATGCTTGTGGTCCATGTATTGGTCAATGGGATAGAAGAGATATTAAGAAGGGTGACAAGAACACTATTGTTTCCTCTTACAACAGAAATTTCACCTCCAGAAACGATGGTAACCCTCAGACCCACTCTTTTGTTGCTTCTCCGGAATTAGTCACTGCTTTTGCCATTGCTGGTGATTTGAGATTCAACCCATTAACCGATAAGTTAAAGGACAAGGATGGCAATGAATTTTTGTTGAAACCACCACATGGTGTTGGTTTGCCACCAAAGGGTTACTTGAAGGGTAACAATACCTACCAAGCTCCACCAAAGGACCGTTCTACTGTTCAAGTTAAGATTTCCCCAACCTCTGACCGTTTACAAGTTTTGAAACCATTCAAGCCATGGGATGGTAAGGATGCTTTCAACATGCCAATTTTGATTAAGTCTTTCGGTAAGACCACTACCGATCATATCTCTATGGCTGGTCCATGGTTGAAATACCGTGGTCACttggaaaatatttccAACAACTATATGATTGGTGCTATCAATGCTGAAAACAAGAAGGCCAATTGCGTCAAGAACCATTACACCGGTGAATATTCCTCTGTTCCAGACACCGCCAGAGCTTACAGAGACAAGGGTATTAAGTGGGTTGTTATCGGTGGTGATAACTTTGGTGAAGGTTCCTCTCGTGAACATGCTGCTTTGGAACCAAGATTCTTGGGTGGTTTTGCCATTATTACTAGATCCTTTGCTCGTATTCACGAAACCAACTTGAAGAAACAAGGTATGTTGCCATTGAACTTTGCCGACCCAACCGCTTATGACAAGATTAATCCAGATGACACTGTTGATATTTTGGGTTTGACCGAATTCGCTCCAGGTAAAAACTTGACTTTGAGAATCCATACTAAGGATGGTAAGACTTGGGACACCCCATTGACTCACACATTCAATCAAGAACAAATTGAATGGTTCAAGGCTGGTTCTGCTTTGAACAAGATTAAGAGCTCCAAAAAGCATGCCAagaaatag